GCGATCGCTCGCCTTAGAGCGCCTCAATTTGCTGCGTTCCAAAGAGGACTATTTCTATGCCGAACGACTCCAGGAAATCGATCGCCAAATTCCCCTGCTGACGCAGCACCATCGTCTTTTGCAAAAAACGGTGATTGTTATTTACAGCGCTGTTTTAATATTTCTGATCAGCATGTTAGCGATCGCCCTTGCGGTTGCGTCTAATGCAGCGGCGATCGCCACTCTAACGCTAGGATTATTTCTCTTGGGAACCGGAACCTTGGTTCTAGGAGTATTTTTAATTATTCGAGAAGTCC
The Thermoleptolyngbya sichuanensis A183 DNA segment above includes these coding regions:
- a CDS encoding DUF2721 domain-containing protein, which gives rise to MNAQQVAQTIQLIIAPVVLVTACALIQNAVLMRYSAISQSMRSLALERLNLLRSKEDYFYAERLQEIDRQIPLLTQHHRLLQKTVIVIYSAVLIFLISMLAIALAVASNAAAIATLTLGLFLLGTGTLVLGVFLIIREVRLSHRAVCYEIGRISSLER